In the Alkalispirochaeta americana genome, one interval contains:
- a CDS encoding glycogen synthase — MHILFVTSEFHPLAKSGGLADAVASLAKTLFSRGNRVSLVLPRYQSIDLEGWTDLKIPLGVPLGDQEIWTGCHHRELGGVDLFALDHGELFRRPGIYGPSPAEAYGDNLRRFSLLSRGALQLALALDLRPQIIHAHDWPTALVPVFHRLFYRETPLGGARTVFSIHNFGYQGWSPLARSRETGLSPEERGRAGLEHNQEINLVKGALTTADALVAVSPRYAREIQTPAFGFGLHREITQQKEKLTGILNGIDREEWNPQHDTALPACYSRENRRGKALCKATLQIEFGLPPEPEVPLIGMVTRLTEQKGIGALFGNGTRQAGTERGALRRICEELPLQVILIGTGEAWCQEEIQRLSAELPNFSALIGYSETLAHRITAGSDFFLMPSTYEPCGLNQLYALRYGTIPVVTPTGGLADTVDSETGVLIRHYSPEGIFAALQEACRIYQEPSRRLEDLRDAAMARDFGWDRSAKDYQDLYSSLLDQPGEIREGPS, encoded by the coding sequence GTGCATATTCTTTTTGTAACAAGCGAGTTTCATCCTTTGGCAAAATCCGGGGGCCTTGCTGATGCCGTGGCCTCCCTGGCAAAAACCCTTTTTTCCCGGGGAAACCGGGTCTCCCTGGTTCTACCCCGCTACCAATCCATAGACCTTGAGGGCTGGACCGATCTGAAAATCCCCCTGGGTGTTCCTCTGGGAGATCAGGAAATCTGGACAGGGTGTCACCACCGTGAACTGGGAGGGGTTGATCTGTTCGCCCTGGATCACGGGGAGCTCTTCCGACGCCCTGGCATCTATGGCCCGAGTCCCGCCGAGGCCTACGGGGATAACCTTCGCCGCTTCTCTCTTCTCTCCCGGGGCGCGTTGCAACTGGCCCTGGCCCTTGATCTCAGGCCGCAGATCATCCACGCCCACGACTGGCCGACCGCCCTGGTTCCTGTTTTTCACCGGCTCTTTTACCGGGAAACTCCCCTGGGCGGGGCCAGAACGGTCTTCTCCATCCACAACTTTGGCTACCAGGGGTGGAGCCCCCTCGCCAGATCCCGCGAGACGGGACTATCACCGGAGGAGCGCGGTCGGGCCGGGCTCGAGCATAACCAGGAGATCAACCTCGTGAAGGGAGCCCTCACCACGGCCGATGCCCTGGTAGCCGTGAGCCCCCGCTATGCCCGGGAGATTCAGACGCCCGCCTTTGGCTTTGGCTTGCACCGGGAAATAACACAGCAGAAGGAAAAACTGACGGGAATTCTGAACGGCATCGACCGGGAGGAATGGAATCCCCAGCACGATACCGCCCTGCCGGCCTGCTATAGCCGGGAGAACCGCCGGGGAAAAGCTCTTTGCAAGGCAACGCTCCAGATAGAGTTCGGGCTGCCTCCGGAACCAGAGGTTCCCCTGATAGGAATGGTAACCCGCCTCACCGAGCAGAAGGGAATCGGCGCGCTTTTCGGGAACGGCACCAGGCAGGCCGGAACAGAGCGAGGGGCTCTCCGACGAATATGCGAAGAACTTCCCCTTCAGGTAATCCTTATCGGAACAGGAGAAGCCTGGTGCCAGGAGGAGATTCAGCGCCTGTCGGCGGAGCTTCCCAATTTCTCGGCCCTTATCGGGTACAGCGAGACCCTGGCCCACCGGATCACCGCCGGAAGTGATTTTTTCCTGATGCCCAGCACCTACGAACCCTGCGGCCTGAATCAGCTCTACGCCCTGCGCTATGGCACCATCCCCGTGGTAACCCCCACAGGGGGGCTGGCCGATACGGTGGATTCCGAAACGGGAGTTCTCATCCGCCACTACTCACCCGAGGGTATCTTCGCTGCGCTTCAGGAGGCCTGCCGGATCTACCAGGAGCCCTCCCGTCGCCTGGAAGATCTGCGCGATGCCGCCATGGCCAGAGACTTCGGGTGGGATCGTTCCGCCAAAGACTACCAGGATCTGTACAGCTCGCTTCTTGATCAGCCCGGTGAAATCCGGGAAGGCCCGTCGTAG
- a CDS encoding GNAT family N-acetyltransferase, with protein MRNSGSRALWKIVSSPEQSDLVKYLERHEPLATVVSDRLRRFPLDRRLHGGGRVHFRENCGAVYQGPGGFFAPFFSGYSPEDLHAQAALRRNFGAFLRPRTIMGAEAHVEALTALLGANPRTWVNYDLLSLSPPDYPRRMPAPRDISIVRPRPDQWRSLLQLQIAYEIEEVLLPGTRPAPEHSKTSLIDSLTCQRVLVAVCQGDVIGRVATNARGMGTDQIGGVYTVPSWRGRGIARLLMTHLLADLAREGRRASLFVKKDNTAARRLYDGLHFSFVSPYRISYYR; from the coding sequence ATGAGAAACAGCGGCTCCCGCGCCCTCTGGAAAATCGTCTCCTCTCCCGAGCAATCTGACCTGGTGAAATACCTGGAACGCCACGAACCGCTTGCTACCGTTGTGAGCGACCGTCTGCGTCGATTCCCCCTGGATCGACGCCTCCACGGCGGAGGGCGCGTCCATTTCCGGGAGAACTGCGGGGCGGTCTATCAGGGACCGGGCGGTTTTTTTGCTCCCTTCTTTTCGGGATACAGCCCGGAAGATCTTCACGCCCAGGCAGCCCTCCGCCGGAACTTTGGCGCCTTTCTGCGCCCCCGCACGATCATGGGTGCCGAGGCTCATGTGGAGGCCCTGACAGCCTTGCTGGGGGCAAATCCCCGCACATGGGTTAACTACGATCTCCTGAGCCTCTCCCCCCCGGACTATCCCCGGAGAATGCCAGCCCCCCGGGATATCAGCATCGTTCGCCCCCGTCCGGACCAGTGGCGCAGTCTTCTCCAGCTTCAGATCGCCTACGAGATAGAGGAGGTGCTGCTTCCGGGAACCAGACCGGCCCCGGAACACAGCAAGACCTCCCTCATCGACAGCCTGACCTGCCAGCGCGTTCTCGTTGCAGTCTGTCAGGGCGATGTTATCGGCCGGGTCGCCACGAACGCCCGCGGCATGGGAACCGATCAGATCGGAGGCGTCTACACCGTTCCCTCCTGGAGGGGACGGGGAATAGCCCGCCTCCTGATGACTCACCTTCTTGCCGATCTGGCCCGGGAAGGCCGGAGGGCATCGCTCTTTGTGAAAAAAGACAACACCGCAGCCCGGCGACTCTATGACGGCCTTCATTTTTCGTTTGTATCTCCCTATCGAATCAGTTATTATCGCTGA
- a CDS encoding glycoside hydrolase family 3 protein, which translates to MHRIPLTFPALVAALVLLVPLPAQSRHYTARNIEPQDQESATVPGGRFWNLPPEELQGLRWPASSEAIDHHVEHLLASMSDEERVAQILMLAWSGEEPSDEILRWITERNLGGVKIFGWNAENLVTLTRSLTTMQRKSIATENGIPLFTATDQEGGWVRHIKGGTLITPGNMAIGASGLPYDAMMSSRYIGQELRALGVNMNFAPTVDVYINPEAHVIGPRAFSHDPAQTGLLGTAFFRGQEQSGVIATAKHFPGHGNATGDSHGVLPVLNDSFQTLWDRDLLPFRMLIREGIPAILGGHLSFPEISGVETPASLSPYFNITLLRENLGFEGIVITDDMYMGGALVYAERQGWTFAELIKQAVLAGNDSVMLSRTPAFNGLIWRTLLEAYRTEPDFRRRVDESVRRTLRVKIAYLIPEWRVPLFPDASTVREFVRIPEAQTFFLDQAGRSITMIRDTALPHPRREGERVLLAGRGATFFAVGRQFFPGAGELRFRGSNFYSSLAEDRNRWAAEMDRYDTVIFLLSDPNTLEILQSARPKNAKVIVYSVLTPIYLGALPWVENAIAVYGWGRESFEAGFSVIQGHYQPRGSLPLLLNYP; encoded by the coding sequence ATGCACCGGATTCCCCTGACATTTCCCGCGCTTGTTGCAGCTTTGGTACTTCTTGTCCCTTTGCCAGCCCAGAGCCGGCACTACACCGCCCGGAATATCGAACCTCAGGACCAGGAATCGGCCACCGTACCGGGCGGGCGTTTCTGGAATTTGCCTCCCGAAGAGCTCCAGGGGCTACGCTGGCCCGCCTCCTCCGAGGCGATTGATCACCATGTGGAGCATCTCCTGGCTTCCATGTCCGACGAGGAGCGGGTGGCCCAAATACTCATGCTTGCCTGGAGCGGAGAGGAACCCAGCGACGAGATTCTTCGGTGGATCACCGAGCGCAACCTGGGGGGAGTCAAGATTTTCGGCTGGAACGCCGAGAACCTGGTGACCCTGACCCGCTCTCTCACGACGATGCAGCGCAAAAGCATCGCCACCGAAAACGGCATACCACTCTTTACCGCCACCGATCAGGAGGGCGGCTGGGTCCGGCACATCAAGGGAGGAACCCTGATCACCCCCGGCAACATGGCCATCGGGGCCTCGGGGCTCCCCTACGACGCCATGATGAGCTCCCGCTACATTGGCCAGGAGCTGCGCGCCCTGGGAGTGAACATGAACTTTGCCCCCACGGTAGATGTCTACATCAACCCCGAGGCTCACGTGATCGGTCCCCGGGCGTTCTCTCACGACCCTGCCCAAACGGGGCTGCTGGGGACGGCCTTCTTCAGGGGCCAGGAACAGAGCGGCGTGATCGCCACGGCGAAACATTTTCCAGGCCACGGGAACGCCACGGGCGACAGCCACGGCGTCCTTCCGGTACTCAACGACTCCTTCCAGACCCTCTGGGACCGGGATCTCCTGCCCTTCAGAATGCTGATCCGCGAGGGGATACCTGCGATCCTGGGAGGGCACCTGAGCTTTCCTGAAATTTCGGGGGTCGAGACCCCGGCGAGCCTCTCGCCCTACTTCAACATCACCCTCTTGCGGGAAAACCTGGGCTTTGAGGGAATCGTAATCACCGACGATATGTACATGGGAGGCGCCCTGGTCTACGCCGAGCGTCAGGGCTGGACCTTTGCAGAGCTCATAAAACAGGCCGTTCTGGCAGGAAACGACAGTGTCATGCTTTCAAGAACTCCCGCTTTTAACGGCCTGATCTGGCGAACCCTCCTGGAAGCCTACCGTACCGAACCAGATTTTCGCCGCCGCGTGGACGAATCGGTTCGGCGGACCCTGCGCGTCAAGATCGCTTATCTGATTCCGGAATGGCGCGTACCTCTTTTCCCTGATGCCTCCACGGTGCGGGAGTTTGTTCGCATCCCCGAGGCCCAGACCTTCTTCCTGGACCAGGCGGGGCGAAGCATCACCATGATCCGTGACACAGCCCTCCCCCATCCCCGCCGGGAGGGAGAGCGGGTGCTTCTGGCAGGCCGGGGAGCAACCTTTTTTGCCGTGGGTCGGCAGTTCTTTCCTGGAGCCGGAGAACTGCGGTTCCGGGGCAGTAATTTTTACTCCTCCCTGGCGGAAGACCGGAACCGCTGGGCCGCCGAGATGGACCGCTACGATACAGTAATCTTTCTTCTGAGCGATCCCAACACGCTGGAGATCCTTCAGTCTGCCCGACCCAAAAACGCCAAGGTCATCGTCTACAGCGTCCTGACACCGATCTACCTGGGAGCACTCCCCTGGGTGGAAAACGCGATCGCCGTTTACGGCTGGGGCAGAGAGAGCTTTGAAGCAGGCTTCAGCGTTATCCAGGGTCATTATCAGCCCCGGGGATCGCTACCGCTCCTTTTAAATTATCCCTGA
- a CDS encoding cytochrome c biogenesis CcdA family protein, translating into MVGDLSLVAAVATALAAGFVSFLSPCVFPLVPSYMSFISGVGFSELSRGDHRNSLILGRTIAFVLGFSAVFVALGFLFSGPALLFAPALPWINLAAGSVLVFFGIALVFNLPLFLEKILPGSWRAAPAKPSSLGGAALAGAAFGVGWTPCIGPLLGSILFLAGSGGDPARAGLLLAAYSLGLGIPFIAGGMMFSRLVRTTPKLGPHLGRIRRGSGVLLVLLGALIALGQFQQINASVLSAGFRLHQWGISAPGEARRVFSLVFLAAGVIFLVPGGTSLVRRIRERTIREGRGQIGRGHRRRGMILATAAALIFFLAGMLQAAGLVQAELLLSRWLLFQGL; encoded by the coding sequence ATGGTCGGTGATCTCTCCCTGGTGGCCGCAGTGGCAACAGCCCTGGCGGCGGGATTTGTATCGTTTCTCTCACCCTGTGTCTTTCCTCTGGTGCCCAGTTACATGAGCTTCATCAGCGGCGTGGGCTTCTCCGAACTCTCCCGGGGGGATCACAGGAACTCCCTGATTCTGGGCAGGACGATCGCCTTTGTTCTGGGTTTCTCTGCGGTTTTTGTCGCCCTGGGGTTTCTCTTCTCGGGCCCGGCCCTGCTCTTTGCTCCGGCCCTGCCCTGGATCAATCTGGCTGCGGGGTCGGTTCTGGTTTTCTTTGGAATTGCCCTGGTCTTTAACCTTCCCCTGTTTCTGGAAAAGATACTTCCCGGGAGCTGGCGAGCAGCTCCTGCAAAACCTTCCTCGCTGGGCGGGGCGGCTCTTGCCGGAGCGGCCTTTGGTGTTGGCTGGACTCCCTGCATAGGCCCCCTTCTGGGCTCCATTCTCTTTCTTGCCGGATCCGGCGGCGATCCTGCCAGAGCAGGTTTGCTTTTGGCAGCTTACTCTCTGGGGCTGGGGATACCTTTTATTGCCGGGGGGATGATGTTCTCCCGCCTGGTCAGGACAACACCCAAGCTGGGCCCGCACCTGGGGAGAATCCGCCGGGGTAGCGGCGTTCTTCTGGTGCTTTTGGGCGCACTCATCGCCCTGGGACAGTTCCAGCAGATCAACGCCTCCGTTCTTTCGGCGGGGTTTCGTCTGCACCAGTGGGGCATCTCGGCCCCGGGGGAGGCGCGGCGGGTCTTTTCCCTTGTCTTTCTTGCAGCGGGAGTGATCTTTCTTGTTCCCGGCGGCACCTCGCTGGTCCGAAGAATTCGTGAGAGGACTATCCGTGAGGGAAGGGGCCAGATAGGACGGGGCCATCGGAGACGGGGGATGATCCTTGCAACCGCAGCGGCCCTGATCTTTTTTCTCGCAGGAATGCTTCAGGCTGCGGGATTGGTTCAGGCAGAACTGCTCCTGAGCCGATGGCTGCTCTTTCAGGGCCTCTGA
- a CDS encoding TlpA disulfide reductase family protein has translation MTVAYRKTQTFYKRLPRRLLCVLAFAALSVAAAADVPPEIRAEQRELLSSLGFNSPSRRIEAIDFTAPLLSGGSTSLEEHRPNLVILNFWATWCPPCRIEKPALEQLHREFQGAGLKILSVNMQENPLQVRQYVHETGTTFPVLMDSSGRISATYGIRSIPTSYLISSEGTVLAVVQGALDWSAPRVIQTFRRIVALEEKYGR, from the coding sequence ATGACAGTTGCATATAGAAAAACACAAACCTTTTACAAAAGGCTCCCGAGACGCCTTCTTTGTGTTCTGGCCTTTGCGGCCCTTTCCGTCGCGGCGGCAGCGGACGTTCCCCCGGAAATCCGGGCAGAACAGAGGGAACTGCTCTCGTCGCTGGGCTTCAACAGCCCGTCACGGCGAATAGAAGCGATCGATTTCACCGCCCCCCTGCTTTCGGGAGGCAGTACTTCCCTGGAGGAGCACCGTCCGAATCTGGTGATCCTCAACTTCTGGGCCACCTGGTGTCCCCCGTGCCGGATCGAAAAACCCGCCCTGGAGCAACTGCACCGGGAGTTTCAGGGAGCGGGTCTGAAGATTCTCTCGGTGAACATGCAGGAAAACCCTCTCCAGGTGCGGCAATATGTGCACGAGACGGGAACCACCTTTCCCGTATTGATGGATTCCTCGGGCAGGATTTCCGCTACCTACGGAATCAGGAGCATTCCCACGTCGTACCTGATCTCTTCGGAAGGAACGGTCCTTGCCGTGGTCCAAGGAGCCCTGGATTGGTCGGCGCCCCGGGTTATCCAGACTTTTCGCAGGATTGTTGCTCTGGAAGAAAAATATGGTCGGTGA
- a CDS encoding CPBP family intramembrane glutamic endopeptidase, with protein sequence MSAPMQRFREIFLLWAIVFLPGYFSAGSPGGASFLDSPQGLLAVAIKQTVFALLVIHLLDVQGEAEFLRSPWKVWSGKTLLGAGAIALSLLALAALLRALTVSSGQPFSPKSASSPLITAPLTTIPLLTGTLLAVAYGEEIFFRAYLLIRLNQAGLSSMPALLISATLFALTHQWQGPEAVFFAWISGIFLGSVWILRPGIHHLALGHAAYNALALLIPAIGTATV encoded by the coding sequence ATGAGCGCTCCCATGCAACGGTTTCGTGAAATTTTCCTTCTCTGGGCCATTGTGTTTCTTCCCGGGTATTTCTCTGCAGGATCCCCCGGAGGAGCCTCCTTTCTGGACAGTCCCCAGGGACTTCTGGCAGTGGCAATAAAACAGACGGTCTTTGCCCTTCTGGTGATACACCTTCTGGATGTTCAGGGAGAGGCGGAGTTCTTGCGATCTCCCTGGAAGGTCTGGAGCGGAAAGACGCTTTTGGGAGCCGGGGCAATCGCCCTGAGCCTTCTGGCGCTGGCAGCACTTTTGCGGGCACTCACAGTTTCCTCGGGCCAGCCCTTTTCACCGAAGAGCGCCTCTTCACCTCTGATCACCGCTCCCCTGACCACTATCCCCCTGCTGACAGGAACGCTTCTGGCGGTAGCCTACGGAGAAGAAATCTTTTTCCGGGCCTATCTGCTGATCCGCCTCAACCAGGCGGGTCTATCGTCGATGCCGGCTCTTTTGATCTCGGCCACACTTTTTGCGTTGACTCATCAGTGGCAAGGCCCCGAGGCTGTTTTCTTTGCCTGGATCAGCGGCATCTTCCTGGGCTCAGTCTGGATACTCCGCCCGGGTATTCACCACCTGGCCCTGGGGCACGCCGCCTACAACGCCCTGGCCCTCTTGATTCCTGCCATCGGGACTGCTACAGTATAA
- a CDS encoding PilZ domain-containing protein, whose amino-acid sequence MELLIPAMVLVLVVALAYLVFRRDGLGGSWLRFYVRGKETGFSLAEVHLLRRAARERGLSNPEMLFWSVRALEACLQRVLEQYHLAVPAREEERRRFLNKLFDFRAQLEFRKPKYRLGISSTRRLEPGQPLKITVPGKGVFLARVAETARRYVAVSLPGEGVRLPPGFSWKTQKLGVYFWRKDDAGYYFETTVLNVPRNQKVLMLHLAHEDHLERSQKRASVRRETNLAGRVYPLRDPAQGNELEEASGGYRCRVLDISEDGAALALRGRVAAGFSLKLQIEVNGAVLILCGVIRSANYHSEKHISILHLQAQPPSGDMRIKILSYVYRLTEDRSGEDQLEEPYPQEPPPKEDSPRKEAWEHGPPGEE is encoded by the coding sequence GTGGAGCTTCTGATACCAGCCATGGTGCTGGTCCTTGTAGTAGCCTTGGCCTATCTTGTGTTTCGCCGCGACGGCCTGGGGGGATCGTGGCTGCGTTTCTACGTGCGGGGAAAGGAAACGGGCTTTTCCCTTGCCGAGGTTCATCTGCTTCGCAGAGCTGCTCGTGAGCGGGGGCTTTCGAACCCCGAGATGCTCTTCTGGAGTGTGCGGGCTCTTGAAGCGTGTCTTCAGCGGGTTCTTGAGCAGTACCATCTGGCGGTGCCTGCCCGGGAAGAGGAGCGGCGCCGGTTTCTGAACAAGCTCTTCGATTTTCGCGCTCAGCTGGAGTTCCGGAAGCCCAAATACCGCCTGGGAATATCTTCCACGCGAAGGCTCGAACCGGGCCAGCCTCTCAAAATAACGGTGCCGGGCAAGGGGGTCTTTCTTGCAAGAGTCGCCGAGACGGCCCGGCGTTATGTTGCGGTGAGCCTTCCCGGGGAAGGAGTTCGTCTTCCACCGGGATTCTCCTGGAAAACCCAGAAGCTGGGGGTCTATTTCTGGCGCAAAGACGATGCCGGCTACTATTTCGAGACTACTGTCCTCAATGTTCCCCGGAATCAAAAAGTGTTGATGCTCCACCTGGCCCACGAGGATCATCTGGAACGGAGCCAGAAACGAGCCTCGGTCCGGCGTGAGACCAATCTGGCCGGTCGGGTATATCCCCTGCGAGACCCTGCCCAGGGAAACGAACTGGAAGAGGCCTCAGGGGGGTATCGTTGCAGGGTTCTGGATATTTCCGAGGATGGCGCCGCCCTGGCTCTGCGGGGGCGGGTCGCAGCGGGGTTTTCCCTGAAACTCCAGATTGAAGTCAACGGTGCGGTGCTTATTCTCTGCGGTGTTATCCGTTCTGCCAACTACCACAGCGAGAAGCATATATCCATACTGCATCTCCAGGCACAGCCCCCCTCTGGCGATATGAGAATCAAAATCCTCTCCTATGTGTACCGGCTCACGGAGGATAGGTCCGGGGAGGACCAGCTTGAAGAACCATACCCCCAGGAGCCTCCTCCCAAGGAGGATTCCCCCCGGAAAGAAGCGTGGGAGCACGGGCCACCCGGGGAGGAGTGA
- a CDS encoding ComEC/Rec2 family competence protein, giving the protein MAAVSVLTAPEVWASLIIFGGLSLRMGLAGGMFLFSSAVAVLVLISTTPRWPNRAPPENPGLPGDPGLPEDTGPSEKRLSLVFLRLGAGCILGLIAVIAGEVRIAAADAPLAATIDPRGGLWVSGTLVDDLRPGTSSLRRIELAVDRAGDRRGWQGDARGRVVVLWRGSEYLHAEERRIIPLRGDRLIVSGLDDLPGLDHPGQASSLWVSEDQLSLLPGRGPVAVRRVVRNWMRRRLARLDALGGPLILALLLGDRGALSEDLSGAVRSAGASHALALSGMHLGVLALILYAGPARFLPYRLRGVAVLPLLAGYVWVAGFIPSLVRAFVLIALISLARFRGRKTPLPVLLARTVCLVALVAPGIVQNVGFQLSLLALLGIVVAGPPLVDGLSRFLPRRFAEYTGVSLAAMVATGPISWFSFGTIYPAGILFAGLLSSLVVLVMWCGLVFLLTATLPGLGSFLAMLIRWQAQLLFQVARLGGSIPGIVRTGDRLSVWSSLRASWEASFRSSPWALLILGAIIAGGTGCIIRQHCLQRNQSRSDQSQGRQLQKESNHESQLDF; this is encoded by the coding sequence GTGGCGGCCGTGTCGGTTCTGACGGCGCCCGAGGTGTGGGCCTCCCTCATTATTTTTGGAGGGCTCTCCCTCAGGATGGGTCTTGCCGGCGGGATGTTCCTGTTTTCCTCTGCCGTTGCTGTTCTGGTCCTGATATCAACAACCCCTCGTTGGCCGAATCGTGCTCCCCCCGAAAATCCCGGTCTCCCCGGAGATCCTGGTCTCCCCGAAGATACCGGGCCCTCCGAAAAACGGCTTTCCCTGGTTTTCCTCCGTCTCGGAGCGGGATGTATTTTGGGGTTGATCGCTGTTATCGCCGGCGAGGTCCGGATTGCTGCGGCCGATGCTCCCCTGGCGGCGACGATCGATCCCCGGGGAGGGCTGTGGGTTTCCGGCACCCTGGTCGATGATCTTCGCCCGGGAACCTCGTCCCTGCGGCGGATCGAGCTGGCCGTTGACCGGGCGGGTGATCGCCGGGGCTGGCAGGGAGACGCCCGGGGGCGGGTGGTGGTACTTTGGCGGGGAAGCGAATATCTTCACGCCGAAGAGAGAAGAATCATCCCCCTCAGGGGAGATCGTCTGATAGTCTCTGGCCTGGACGATCTGCCTGGCCTGGATCATCCAGGCCAGGCGAGTTCTCTTTGGGTCTCGGAGGATCAGCTCTCCCTTCTTCCTGGCCGGGGGCCCGTGGCGGTGCGGAGGGTGGTCCGGAACTGGATGCGCCGGCGTCTGGCCCGGCTCGATGCTCTGGGCGGCCCTCTGATTCTTGCCCTGCTTCTGGGAGATCGGGGGGCTCTCTCGGAAGATCTCTCAGGGGCGGTCCGTTCCGCCGGAGCATCCCACGCCCTGGCCCTTAGCGGGATGCATCTGGGGGTGCTGGCGCTGATTTTGTACGCCGGTCCAGCCCGGTTTCTGCCGTACCGTTTGCGCGGAGTTGCTGTTCTCCCCCTCCTGGCAGGGTACGTCTGGGTGGCGGGATTTATTCCTTCTCTGGTGCGGGCCTTCGTCCTGATCGCGCTCATTTCGCTTGCCCGCTTTCGGGGAAGAAAGACCCCCTTGCCCGTGTTGCTGGCGCGAACGGTCTGCCTGGTGGCTCTGGTGGCTCCGGGAATTGTCCAGAACGTAGGGTTCCAGCTGTCCCTGCTGGCGCTTCTGGGAATCGTTGTGGCCGGCCCCCCCCTGGTGGATGGCTTGAGCCGGTTTCTGCCCCGACGGTTCGCAGAGTATACCGGAGTCTCCCTGGCGGCGATGGTCGCTACAGGGCCGATATCCTGGTTCTCCTTTGGAACAATTTACCCGGCAGGTATTCTCTTTGCCGGGCTTCTCTCGTCTCTGGTGGTGCTGGTGATGTGGTGCGGGCTGGTCTTCTTGCTGACGGCAACCCTTCCCGGTCTGGGTTCGTTCCTGGCGATGCTGATCCGGTGGCAGGCACAACTTCTGTTTCAGGTCGCCCGGTTGGGAGGAAGCATACCGGGGATTGTTCGTACCGGTGATCGCCTTTCCGTTTGGTCTTCTTTGAGAGCCTCCTGGGAGGCCTCGTTTCGGAGCTCTCCCTGGGCTCTTTTGATCCTGGGGGCTATAATCGCAGGGGGCACCGGGTGTATCATCAGGCAGCATTGTCTCCAGAGGAACCAGTCCCGGAGTGACCAGTCCCAGGGAAGACAGCTCCAAAAAGAGAGTAACCATGAATCACAACTCGATTTCTGA
- the rsmA gene encoding 16S rRNA (adenine(1518)-N(6)/adenine(1519)-N(6))-dimethyltransferase RsmA, with protein MNHNSISEIRDLLDRHEIGLKKRFGQNFLTDSATRHRIGSLIARTLPTPLPGSGEIWEIGPGLGSLTDELRGLGLPIRLFEIDRGVIRVLRERYGDELPIEEGDFLDTFQGLPAPGAIVGNLPYHSAGAMVPRIVESGLAVPVMVFLLQSEMVDRLVSPRGCKTYSALSVLVQSHYRVERAFSVPAGVFYPRPQVGSAVAVLRELPHRPSREVTERISLLTREAFGQRRKTLRNTWKAWLPALEECGIDPGLRPEELPPETFRLLAERLLGILPESE; from the coding sequence ATGAATCACAACTCGATTTCTGAAATACGAGACCTTCTGGATCGTCACGAGATAGGTCTGAAAAAGCGCTTTGGCCAGAACTTTCTGACCGATTCGGCAACCCGTCACCGGATCGGTTCGCTCATAGCCCGGACGCTGCCAACGCCACTTCCCGGCAGCGGAGAAATCTGGGAGATAGGGCCCGGCTTGGGATCACTTACCGATGAGCTGCGTGGTCTGGGCTTGCCGATCCGGCTTTTTGAGATCGACCGGGGGGTAATCCGCGTGCTCCGGGAGCGCTACGGCGACGAACTGCCGATAGAGGAGGGGGATTTTCTCGACACCTTTCAGGGGCTCCCTGCTCCGGGAGCGATCGTGGGAAACTTGCCTTACCACAGCGCGGGGGCGATGGTGCCCCGCATCGTCGAGTCGGGGCTGGCCGTGCCTGTCATGGTCTTTCTTCTCCAGTCCGAGATGGTGGACCGGCTGGTTTCCCCCCGGGGGTGCAAGACCTACAGCGCCCTTTCGGTTCTCGTCCAGAGCCACTACCGGGTCGAGCGGGCTTTTTCAGTTCCTGCCGGGGTTTTTTACCCCCGGCCCCAGGTAGGGTCTGCCGTGGCTGTTCTGAGGGAGCTTCCTCACCGGCCTTCGCGGGAGGTAACGGAACGGATATCCCTCCTGACCCGGGAAGCCTTCGGCCAGCGCCGGAAAACGCTGCGGAACACCTGGAAAGCCTGGCTCCCCGCCCTGGAAGAATGCGGGATCGATCCCGGGCTCAGGCCCGAAGAACTGCCACCCGAGACGTTCCGCCTTCTGGCAGAACGCCTCCTGGGTATCCTCCCCGAGAGCGAGTAG